Within the Drosophila melanogaster chromosome 3R genome, the region AAAagtcgaaattatttatatttcatggTGAAGGATACTTAATAGTCGTTCTCTATGATTGcttataaaatcaataataaattgtgaaaatttaaacatttagttTATACTTACCTCTAGCATCCTGCACAGCTTGCCGTAGCTCTGGTAGGCATCACCGTAGTTGACCTCCTCCTTGAGCGACGTCAAGGATGTGCCCACCTCCTGGTTGGCGACATCGATGGCATGGTCGAAGACTATGTTCATCTGCTCGGTGTTCTGGTCGGTGAGCAGACCTGAAACCGAGAAAAGTCTCTCTCATccacttttggccatttctcTTTTGCcggtttgtttataaacaacaACTTGACCTAATCATCCCATTCAGTCGGAAAacccaaacaaacaaacaaatactaAAACCGTTTTTACGAGCTTTCAGCGTTGATGGAACGAACAGCGTGTTCTCTTTatgagaaattaaaaataaatcgcGCGTTGAAAACAGTTTGTTTGGAACtgcacgaaaaaaaaagaaactcaCGCGACACACTTTTTTCAAATGAGTTATTTTGGGGCTTCTTCTCGAAATTACTTACCTATGGGGACACTTTCCAAACTTTGGTAGTTATCGTATCCGCCAAAGTTCTCATACTGAGCCCAGTTAACTGAAATGTGAATGCTAAAAAGGCTCcacaaaattacaaaatggttgaaaaacattttatatggcttttatttaagacatatatatttatatatatatatatatttgttattcagtaaaataaattcttGAGTTTCCCGAACAGAACACTTCGAGTGAAAATCGAAAACTGACTGTTGCTTCcaaaatgtcaatttggaaAACGTTTTGAGTGAAATTATGGAGAGCTTTTTCGAAACTTTGGAGAGAATATCTCATATTTAATCCTCAACCGGCATATTTTCCTCAGAATCAGTTTTCAGGGACTCTATGGACTGAGATGAATTCCGACTGCGAGAGTATATGGACTGGGCGCTCTTTAGAGGTCTTTCATTTTCCGAAAAGCGGATGACGATTCGGAATTCCTCAGCCAAGGCATCGCAAAAGGGTACCTGAATAAATCggataataataatgaataatgaataaataatattttttaagctCCTACTGCACCTCATAGTTCTTAGCTTTCTTGTAGACAAAGTAGCACCAACATAGAATGGAGATAATAATGGAAATGATGGATCCGATGACCAAGACAACGTAGATGCCACTCAGATTGTCTACGCCCAACTCAGAAGGGCCATCATCATCGCTTTTTGCCTGCAACAACAGATTTATTATGGGGCTTATCAAAAGTCCACATCCCACAAATCACATACACTGCAAACACCGGCTCCAACTTCGTTCCACCATTTGTTCTTCAACCTGGCCAGGACTCCCTGTTCCTGTAGCTCCAGCAGGGCCTTGTTAAACTTATCGCGATAGGGCCAATCTGTGGGAGGTAGTTAGTACGCCGGATCTGACGGATCATTGTTTATGTTACCCACTTTTCACCATCGCTATGCCGTAGCCCTTCTCGTCCAACGGATCCCCCACTTTGGTCAGATTGCACTCCCTAACCGTGTTAAATTCAATCGAGGTGGACTCCATGAGGAAGGCGTACTTGGTACCCGACTTCACCTTGTCTACGCCTTGCTGATTGTTTTCCATTAGCATCTCCGGATGGGCATTCAAATACTCGTTCATTTTGATGTAGATAGGTTCCTCCGACGTCTTTGTATTTAGTAAACAATGTTTAATCTCGGTCTCAACTTTTTCACCTTGCTTACCGAAAAGAAATTTCGTGTAGATCCTGTACGTTTAGCTCCATACTGAACGTCGTCCTTGTTGTCGGCCAAATCTTTAACGCTGTTGATGGGACTTGTGGGATTCTCGATGGTCAAGAAGGCAGCCAAGTTGGCGGTGTAGGAAGACACCATGATCAAAGTGAAAAACCACCAAATAGCAGATATTGTCCGCGTGCTGAGAGctctataaaaatatatattatgctTATAAAGTTAAAGTTCAATAATAGTTTCTCGTACTTGGGTGCAATTTCAGAACCTTGCTGCAGTAACGCTCCCGTTGTGAACCAAAGGGAGTTATTGATAGTAAATTGGTTTTCCAGCTCTTCGGGCTCTTCAATACATGGATAGGGATTATCCCACTCGATCGGCGAAAGTCGACCTATAATAAAGAAGCAGAGCGATACTCCCAGATAGGCAATGCCCAAGTAGAGCCACACCTCCGAAGAAAATGGGTCCATGAAGGAGAAAAGAGCGGGTGGAGCCTTCTGTGGTTTCACATACAAAATGGCTATGCCTGGTAATCGAATCATTTAGTCAGAATCACTCTATCACTCTAATCTGAAGGCCTTACCCAAATTCATGAATGGTATGGAAAAATCGATGACTTCCTCTCGCTCCGATGTTATGGTAAGATCTGTGATGGCCAAGTCAGCTCtctgtaattaaatttcattattaatcCATAGTTTTTTGATTCTATTTGATACTTACCCCTTCGACGATTTCCTTGAGCATTCCTGACGTCGAGTTCGTGGTCTTATTGAAGGAGCCATAGTCATTGCCACCGTCGCGGAAGGTAAAGTTAAAGCCCAGCTTGTCGGCCAACTCTTTGATTAAATCTACTCCATAACCCTGGAACTGATTGTTGCCTATTAGTGTGTCAATACTCTCCACCAGACTGGCGTACGGTTTGGTctgtaatttaaatttcccaCGTTAAAGTCTTTAACAAGCTGTTCAAATAATTATAGTATACCGCCACAGATATTAGAACGATGAAGGTTTTGTTGACCAGGGAACCATCGTCAATGTCATTGAAGTTGACAGCTTGGGGAGGTCGCTGGAACTCGAAGTCCTTGCCCTCCTCCCAAGTGCCCACCTTCACCAATCCACTGGTTTGCAGTTCGATGACGTCGAAGGTGAAACCCTTGCGCACATTTCCCTCGAAGTATATGCGACCTGTGATGGTTTTCTCTTTGATCTCCAGCTGTTCGAGTTTTCTACGTTTAGTATAATTATTAATGATTGCTGAGGCTTACTAACCGATCTCATGTAGTTTCTGAAAGTGGAACCATCGGGTTGAACATTGTCGTGGCGCTCAGAACAGTTAAGCATCTGAGGTTGGTAGGGAAGATGCTTTGTTGTCTCCGCAATGACACGTACCGCATCATAGGTAAGAGCCATTTCCATGGTGATAAATGTAGAACCTCAAAGAGAATTTCACAGAAATTaactaaaattatttatataatattggGTTATAATACCACTATTTACGGGTTCACTCTCCCCCAGTTCTTGGTGCAGCTTTTCCATCAGATCTCGCACTTCTTCCTGATCGGGCGAGAACATTCGTATACCTGTGATGTTAGCCTCACTGTACTTGTACTCCTCCAGGTCGAAGGTATGCAGGTTAAGGTTTCCTATGATGTATGTGTAGTCCTCGTTCATGATTCCCACCTGTTGGGCTTGACGCAGTAGCTCCGCCACGCCCGTTGTTGAGCCCACGACCACGATGCGACTGTCCTCCGATTTTCTAATGCGTCTCAGCACCGATTTGTAATTGCCATTCAGGTTAAGATCGTAGCGCATCACTTTGATAACAGGTCCTTTGATGCCGTATCGGGTCATTAGGTGATCCAAAATTTTTAGGTACTCAGCTTTAGTACAGAACCGATAGTTAGTTATGAGTGAATAGGAATTCTTTGGAACACCAACCAGATTCATAGCAGAATATAAAGCGGGACCACTCGAATTGATTTACAATGTCGTAGAGCGCATTGGCTATGTCCTCCGGACTGGGATGCAGATTGAAACCATCCGGATTGGATCCCCACGAGAGATGCGGGTATATGAAGGGTATGTCCTTCGAGTCGCAGGCATTCAAAAGATGGGAGGCTGTGTGCCTGGCAGCTGGCCCAAATACGGCGCCCACTCCACTCTGGAACTCAACAAATGTTAATCATTCCTTTTGTTTCCAGCACTGCAAACACTTTACCTGCATTAGCCTACATAATTGGGCAAAGGCCTGGACGGAGTTGCCGTAGGCCACCTGCTCGGTTTCGCCGACCAAAGGAACACCCAGTTCATTGTTTACCACCGATATGGCGTGCTCGAAAGTTTGCCGGATTCTATCGGTGGCGTCGTCGGTGATGAggcctatatatatatgaattttttttGAGTCAAAACGAAAATCGGGAGAACAATCTGCTTAAGCTCTTTCATATGTTTCACTCACCCAGGCGAATGGATTGACCACTAGATGCTTCGTATGCATTACCCCCATAAAACTGTGCCTGCACTCTGCTCAGGCTGAGAATAATCAGAGATATCCAACAGAAATGCATCGCCTTCAATTATTGAAGTTTGGTTTGGGAGTTTTTCATTTCCGTCCTCTGGTATTCGAGTATCTAACAATGGGTATATCtaaatatatacgtatatttttGGATCACCCACTAGCGCGATGTCTTTGATGTTCCTTAGTCGCCGAGCGCACGTTTCCAACTGAATGGCCACTCAtaattgctttaaaaattccactcaaaagttttccaaaatattcTTTTTGAACTTGAAAGCTTCCAGTGTTGAACAATCaccattaaattaaaagtcaCCATTTGTTgataatataaatacatttaattagaATTATCACAAACATAAATTGCATCATAAACTAAACTATTGCAAGTTACAAGTATAAATAGTTAAGGGctaagaaaaatatatagattGCAAGTTAATTTTTGGCACATAATCTTTGTTGTGATGGGGGAGCCATAAACCCAAGGCGAATCTTCGGCAATGACCAGATGGGTGTTCCGTCCGTTGTGATCCCTGTAATGGAGGGGAAAATCTTAGCGGAGCGTATTAATAGCTGTATATATAGAGTAGTGGTACTCCAACCCCATTGGCATTCCAAGTGACTTCCATCAATTGTAGTTTGATTGGAAAGACAATCGGAGAAGTTGTTCCCCGGCAAGAAACTGAGCCAACTGCTGGGCATAAATCACCATTAATTAAGTGCATGCGCCCCAATTGAAGTGTGATGCCGTTGTTGGCACAACAGTTAGGGGCAAATGGGTAACGAGCCACAAGGAAGCTGCGCCGCCAGACACTACCACTTTCTCCGTTAAGTGGCGCCCAAAGTGGAGCGCAATTAGAGCCCCGACATGGAGGTTCCACTACCACCCGGGTACTCACCAAATGACATGCCTTCGGTCTTTGGTCTAGGAATGTGTGGCATATGTCATGCTTAATACTCTTAGGCTATTGATTTGGTTCCCTCCGACTACCAAACGCTGCACTTTTTCTGAGGGTTCATCGGTGAGCCGAGGGGACAATTGAACTCCCGCGCAAAGTCAACGGAGTTCGAGAGCGTCCCAATCACCCGGAAACGACCTGGACTGTGGATGGCCGTGTTCAGCTTGTTCCGGATGGCCTCCGGTCGCATCGCTCCGCACCAAACCTGACCGAAGTTCAGGAAGAACAGCTGCGGCCCTGTCATGTTAAGTCCTGGCAGGATCTCGTCCGACACCTCGCTGGGATGCTCCTTTAGCCAGCGCTGATACGCGTGGAAGGCCTGCCGGAGGCCTCCATTGTCTGCGATATTCTCACCTGAGATAAATCGttagaaattattaatacacAATATATGATTGTGACTTGGAATGACTAAACCATTCACAATGATTGTGATTAACTCTACAATCAATCGATCATATTTTTGGACCATATTCGTTTGGTCAACAGCACCATATTTGAATCAAATCGACTTACCCTGCGTACTCTCTCCATTCAGGACGATTCCCACCTCCTCGACGGTATAGTTGCTATATTGGGCAATAATGCAGCGGGCGCGCTCGTCGAACCCGCGAATCGAGGAGTCCGTCCACCACTTATGTATATTGCCGTTGCGATCGAAGAGCCTACCCTTGTCATCGAAACCGTGGGTCAGTTCGTGGCCAATGACCACACCGATGCCGCCGAAGTTCAGCGACTTCGGAAAGTGGCGGTGGTAGAAGGGCGGCTGCAGGATGCCGGCGGGAAACATGATCTGGTTCTTGTTGCGGCTATAATAGGCATTGACGATGGCAGGAGCTGTCTGCCAGTTGGTCTTGTTGACCCTCTCGTGGAGCTTGGCCTGCTCCGTTTTGGCCGTGTGAAGCAGAACATTCAGAGTGTTCTCAAAATACTTTTCCGGATAGATTTCTATGCCCGCGTACTTGCTATTTAACTCACTGGGATTAAGGATAAAGTCTGGATAGCCGATCTTCAGGGACATGGCGTTAACCTTTTCCTCGGCCAACTGCTTTGTGGTGTCGTCCAGCCAATCAGTGGTTTTCAGGATATCCCGAAAGGCCTGCTGCAGATCGTGAGTCATCCGCAAGGTGTCCcgcttgctgttgttgtcgaaATAGCGACTCACGAACATGGAACCCACTGCCATGCCCATGTTGGTGTTCACCTGGGCGATGCATACCTTCCATCTCTGCGGACTCTCCTCGCGGCCAAAGAGGGCGTGGTAGAAACTCTGTTTGATGTCATCGAATCGATCGTCCACGTTGTTGATCCTGTGCCGCACAAAGCGCCACATCATGTAATTGGAAACCGTTCGGGGATCCGTTTCATCTAGAAGAGTCACCAGCTTGCTCATGTACTCCACCGCGTAGATGACCACTTCCTCGGTGCCCAGAACTTCGCGATCTTGCAGACTCTGCAGGTAAGCTCGCCACTTGATTTCCGGAACCACCGCCTGCAGTTGGTCCAGCGTCATGCGCTTGTAGAGCTGCGTGAAATATGAAGACGTATTAAAACGTTTTAGATATTCTATAGAAATATGTTTCGAAGCAAAATATATTAAGTACTAGTAAGAATAATTTAAAAGTCTTAGAAGCCACTCACCTTGGTGACGTTAAGTCGTTGCTCCGCTGGAGCTGTAATCCCCGCCAGCTGCGTTTCGAACGCCACCAGCTCGCTGGCCACCCGCTGGGCATCCGCCTTGGAGGCGCCCATTTTGTGCATCACCTCGGCCATGTAGCGCTGGTAGGCCTGTAGGTACTTGGCGTTGCTCGGCTGGAGGAAGTACTCCCTGGTGGGCAGGCCCAGACCCGTCTGGTCAAACTGAACAATGTTCTCCTCGGAGTTCTTGATGTCCGCCCCCACCCACTGGACGATGAGGATGTCGTTGTTGTAACGTCTAAGGGTGGCGGCTAGCACCTGCCAGTTAAAGTTGGACTCACTCCATTGGGACTCCAGGACTGGCCAGCCACCTAGTTCCCGAATGAGCGTGTGCAGCGGTTCCAATCCCCGCTTGGCCAGCACCGCGCTGTTCACGCAGGACCGGTACAGATTCTTTGCTTTTAGCTGGGCATCTTGATGGGGCTTTAGGAAATCGGTGGGCACATGTAGTTGCTCTTCGTTATCCGACTTGTCCTTGGTTTTATCCTTTGGCAGGACAACTGGTGGAGCAGCTTCCTCCTCTTTGGTTCTCTCCCGTGGGGTTTCGATGAGGCGTTTCCTTTTCGTTCCGTTGGTATACCGCTTGTAGCGCACCAGAACGCGGTTAAGCAACTGCCTCTTACTGACAATGTGCCGACGCAGGCGTTCCGCCGTAAGTTCCGCCGCCTGGTCAGCTTCGCCCTCACCCTCGCCCTGCTCATTAAGCTTAAATAGAGTATTCCGCACGGGACTTTTTCGTAGCTCCGCTGCGGAGTGCACAGGGGTATTTTTCTCCAGAAGATTTCGTAGCACCAGGTCCAGACTCTCACGCAGCATTTCGAAGGTATCGAAGCCGGCCTTATCCTTGGGTATTGGATGCAGGCGCTCCCAGTTGCCGCAGGCGTACTTGTAGAAATCCACGCAGGGATCCACTTTGTTATCCATGTAGCGCTTCATGGTTTTGGCCTGGGTCATGCGAATGCCCTCCCGAGTGCCTTCCTCGTTCCAGAAACTCTGCAGAGCGGCGGTGGCCTCGCTGATCTCGGCACTGGCCTCCTCTGCATGACGTTCGGCCTCGCGGCGCTCCCGTATTCTGATCTTCTCCAGCCAATACGGAGCTATGTCCTGGTAGCGCTTCTTCTGCCTCTGGTAGGCCTCCTCATCTATGGGTTTAATGTCCAGTTCAATGCCGCTGCCGAGGCACTCTCGCGGAATGCCCAGTGGCAGGAAGGAGGTTCGGGAGTCCTTCATCAGCGTGTTGCGCTCCTCCAACTCCATGGACTCCCCGTTCCCGTAGCGATATGGTTGGCAGCGACGCGCCCTCTCCGCGGCCAAAATCTGCAGTTGGGTCCGCTTGCTCGCCGGCAGTATGAACTCCTCGTTGATCAGGTCGTTGTAGGTACTACCCTCCGGTAAAAGGGCTTCGTAATCCTCCATATAGACAGGCACCTCGCTGTGAGAGTTCCGCAGATCCCTCATCCTCTGTTCGTTCAATTGCAGCGCCGCCAGCATCCCGTCCAGCCGCATGATCAGGATGAGCACCAGGGTCAGTGGCAGCATTACCACTGGAAGAAGTAGAAGCATTTTGCAGCAGGTCAGACCGGGACACCACTGCACACGACCTGTCCGCTGATTAACACCCAGTCCGAGCTTCACGCTCCGGGCTTTGGCGTTCATCGGCGAGCCAGGAGCGGTGGCTGGAGCTCCGTGAACCGAGGGCATCGCTAGCTTCAGTTGGCTGTGGCGACTCATCCCACGAGCAGCCGTAATTGAGGAGCTCGCTGGCCTGTATactttaattaaacgcaatttttcgCGAAACGCAGTTTGCCGAGCCGCACTGGACGTAACCCAAGCCGAGAATGCCGAGCTGCAGATCGGATGCCGCAGGCTAGAAGCTGGAAGCTGGAGACCGAAGACTACTGCGGCCGAGTCGCGCTCGCATCGCCAACTGAAAGCGCCGCGCGGAGATGCGCAATCACGGCGCGCGACAAACAATTGAGCGGCGACAGCAGCCACCAGCAACCAGcgacatcagcagcagcagccgtcgcagcagcagcagcaacatcagtcGGCGCAGCAGCGACTATCAACTGGCAACATGCAATCAATGGATCTCCAGCCGGAGGAGGAGAATCGGGGGATGCTGCTGGGGGTGATCTTGATTTCAAAAACTACTTATGCCGATCTAAGGACAGGAAATATCCGGATTTCCGCAACAGATAACTGCAATGATTTGACCCCTTAACCTCAATCGCTTCATTAATTCGCCTTTATATCTCAGTTAATCAACAGGAACGACTACAAAGCAGATCGTTCAAATATTTGTGTCATTATCACTGGACTAGCAATAACAAACGCGCATCTATAGCAATTTATACACAGAAAATAAAGCAAGTTGAACTTTCATATCGATATTTGAAATCTAAGATAtttataaaactaaacatgTTTTCGTTGATataaaagatttaaaaaaaagtgcacAAATGATGTTAATAATatcaaatatcaaataatatatcaaatcatttttatATCTCTATGTAAATATTACATATTAGCTAATAAAGTTGTCATCACTATGTGGAAGAATAGTACGAGTTTCAAAATACACCTTTAAATTTTCTAATAGTTCAACGTGAGCTAATCAACTAAAGATAGTCAACAGCTTCCATTAGTCAATTTAACAACCACCTCATATTTTCTTCGTGTGCACAGCTGCCACCCAAGCACCTCCGCATTGACCTCTGCCCGAAGAGCGTCTAAattcaatcaatttaatttaatttcacaaaataATTGACCAGTCCGCCGACGGACAGCTGGCCACGGGTAACGTACTCAAGTGGACGCGGTGGATCGGAACTAAGCTTTCGACTGGCAAAGAACCCCAGATATTGTAGATACTACAAATGGTACGGATACAGATGCGTTTAAAGGCTGTCAACAGCGCCCATAACTCGGCACTTAAGCCTGACCATTCAAGTGTAATAGAGATGGCGTCATTGGGCGCCACTAACTACTCGAGTCACACGTGTTTTTGGGGAATGTAATCCCCATCGGGGCGTCATCTAGTGTGCCACTATTTAAAGGGAATTAAAGCTCTGCGAGGCGTAACCGTAAGCCAAATTGGCCCTTCAGAGTGCGGAGGGTTCGGCGGGTTAGTATTACAAGATTATGCGGGTAATTGGTGGCATGCGATGCCATCTAATGTGCCTAAAACAACACCCCTCCGCCCGCCGGCCACCTTACTTTGCATACGTATGTGTATGGAGTCGTATGCCCATTTTGGTCGGCGGATCGCTAGGGGTGTGGAAATCCAGAAGGTATGGCTTTTGTTCACGTCATGTATTTCAGTCTCATGAACACCAAGCACGCAGGTGTATCTATGTAAGatgagtgcgagtgtgtgcggTTGCGGGTGCtggtgtatctgtatctgtatctgtatctgtgctTATGCTGCCGGGGGAAATGGCGATTGCTTCATATGCTAATTTTAGCCTTAAACCTTTTAATTAGCGACTATGACCGAGATTAGTCGACTCGTCGTCCATTCGTCTATCTCATATGCAGCAGAATGCCGCAGTGCAATCTGCAACATGTGTATAACAACATGTGGCCTTTCGCAAGGAAAGGGGGAGGTGggtaaatggaaatggaaatggaaatggaaatggcctGCAGCCCCCACTGCAAATGTTATGCAATTTGCCAACGCTCGGATGGATTCTAATTTCAATTGGCTTTTGTGTTCACTTGATCTGCGGTTCAAGACCAACCCGTCGACGCATGACCCACTGAGCCAACATGCGACGCTGcggcacacaaacacacattcGATTGCGGCATCAGGTTTGCGAGAGGTAAACGAACGAGTCGTGAATCAATCAAttgatgaaaataaatatgcccGGGGATCGAGTGTACTACGCATATAGACTACGGATTGCATTTGGATGCGGTGGGGGATCCGAGGGGGTAATGACTATTGAACTCGGGTTATCGACACCGCCAGATTAATTAACTCAACTAACTTAATCATTTTAGACGGCAATCCAAAAGGGGAGAACGGGCTGGACGTCATTCATTTTCTGGCTTTGTTTTGAATAAATGCACTCACTGGCGTACGCATAATTTTATTCaagtgtatttttttgtaacttTATAATTAGATATTATGCTAGAGAAGCCAActgtttttttctctttaatTAGCAATGTAATTGGTAGGTGAACTAATTAAAGCAGCTATTAAGTTTTCCAATAAAGTTTTACTGCCATAGTGTAAAACATAGccataaaattgtaaaacaaattgaaattgtaataaatttaagtgtTAGACTGAGAAGAAATACAATTACATAAATTAAGAGCACTATTCTGCAATAAATATGATAAGAACTGACCAAGTCTCGGAGATCCAATCAAAATGTTGACTATGCATTAAGGAATATGAAAGCTTTATATTACTTATTCAATTATATCACTTTTCCGCCTTCACCACACTTCACAATAGGTCGAATGCAGGTGGATAAAGGTTCCACCTGGATTGCTCTTTCGTTGGATAAGGCGGTCAAAAGGACTTGACTTGGGAGTGtcattaaacaaacaaactcaCTTTATGGTTGCACCACACTTCAATACTTCAAAAGGCCTAGATCGCTGGATTCGTTTCAGTGGAGGATTAGGGAGCACTGCCGCTGCTTGCGAAGTCGTTCTAAGActgatttcaatttgaatttagaACGTGGAACTACGTCGCTGTTACCGGCGTGCTTGGTAGTGATCCATCTGCTCGTTATCGCCTGGGGCTTTTACCACTGAGCTGTCTGCTGTTTTCCAAAGGGTATACTTTGATATAGACTGTTGAGTTGCGATTGTAAGGGTCTAATTCGTGCTCGATCGTCATCAATGGAGGTGATTCACGGCCATTCATTCACTTGTGCACAGGAGATTGGCCGACGctaaattttacaatttcaaTGACATTTTTCGCAAAACCTACTActcatatataatataaagataataatatattatgaTTTTGAAGATTCGTTAACATATGAACACCAATAAAGGGAAACCTTACTGTAAGATACTTGGATTTATGAAACACGATTCCTTTTCATCGTAGTCAGATAGATAAACATCAGATCcggatcaagaatatatatacttcaaaaacgcttccttctaccAGTTATATACATCATAACAAGTCTAGCATACCTTATTCACCTCTTAGTCTGGCACCCCTTAAACATGCGAAACGATACTAATAGTatgctttaaatttattaaattgattgACTATTGCGCCactaaaacaaatacaaaaatgtagaacataataaacattttaatttacactttgaatattttttgtcTGCTAAAGTTCAAACAAAATTCTGAATATGATTGCAAGTGACATGTAGATAGTTAACACACTTCAAATCCATGTTCATACCCGTGTCATTATAAAAATGCTAATTGAATTCAGCAAACACAATATGCCATTGACAACTCCATCTGGCAGGCGAgtagttttattaatttaaagccCGCTAAAAGAACATAAATCACACAATCCCACAATCATTGATTTATCCACTCACGTTGTTTGCTGTCGGCTGACAAGAATATTTCAATTACAATTTGATTGGCTAAGACCACACCTGAACATTGTCAATCATGTTTGCTTAGCGATGCCCTTTTcgtgcaataaaaatttgaGTTGTTATTGGAGTGCCTTTTATGCGGGTCATTTAATAATTAAGgactttgatttaattaacCAGAGTGAAGAGCTGAGGGCGTTGTTTGTGTGTGAAACATTTTATGGGCAGTTTGTGTTTGTACATTTTTGTTGACGGCCGCAGTTTAACACATCAAATATTCATGGCGACGTgggaaaaccaataaattttttaattacattacCATTTGCACGGGTCAATTAATTTCGGACCATCGCATAACCATCACTCAcgaatttccatttcactAATGCACATCCACCAGCACTGCGGCCTCATTTATTAGTCTAATTATTTGTGAAACACAACCGTCAGCGTCGAAGGTGGCCAACGTGTTGGCCAAAACCGAAAGCCGGCAAATAAGCCGGCATTTTATTAAACGCTAAAACAAGGAAAACCCGAAAAATTTATGGGGGAAAATGCAACTGTGGCGACTATAAATTTTGCACTATCGATCATTGTCGGACAGCCAGATAATTTACAATAAATCTGCCGCCGTTTTAGAATAGTTGGCGGATAACCGAAAACTGCATTAGAGCGACCAGCAGACAACATAAATTAGGATAATTACAATTGCACCCACAAGTGCCATTCGAG harbors:
- the GluRIID gene encoding glutamate receptor IID, giving the protein MHFCWISLIILSLSRVQAQFYGGNAYEASSGQSIRLGLITDDATDRIRQTFEHAISVVNNELGVPLVGETEQVAYGNSVQAFAQLCRLMQSGVGAVFGPAARHTASHLLNACDSKDIPFIYPHLSWGSNPDGFNLHPSPEDIANALYDIVNQFEWSRFIFCYESAEYLKILDHLMTRYGIKGPVIKVMRYDLNLNGNYKSVLRRIRKSEDSRIVVVGSTTGVAELLRQAQQVGIMNEDYTYIIGNLNLHTFDLEEYKYSEANITGIRMFSPDQEEVRDLMEKLHQELGESEPVNSGSTFITMEMALTYDAVRVIAETTKHLPYQPQMLNCSERHDNVQPDGSTFRNYMRSLEIKEKTITGRIYFEGNVRKGFTFDVIELQTSGLVKVGTWEEGKDFEFQRPPQAVNFNDIDDGSLVNKTFIVLISVATKPYASLVESIDTLIGNNQFQGYGVDLIKELADKLGFNFTFRDGGNDYGSFNKTTNSTSGMLKEIVEGRADLAITDLTITSEREEVIDFSIPFMNLGIAILYVKPQKAPPALFSFMDPFSSEVWLYLGIAYLGVSLCFFIIGRLSPIEWDNPYPCIEEPEELENQFTINNSLWFTTGALLQQGSEIAPKALSTRTISAIWWFFTLIMVSSYTANLAAFLTIENPTSPINSVKDLADNKDDVQYGAKRTGSTRNFFSTSEEPIYIKMNEYLNAHPEMLMENNQQGVDKVKSGTKYAFLMESTSIEFNTVRECNLTKVGDPLDEKGYGIAMVKNWPYRDKFNKALLELQEQGVLARLKNKWWNEVGAGVCSAKSDDDGPSELGVDNLSGIYVVLVIGSIISIIISILCWCYFVYKKAKNYEVPFCDALAEEFRIVIRFSENERPLKSAQSIYSRSRNSSQSIESLKTDSEENMPVED